A region of the Anolis carolinensis isolate JA03-04 chromosome 1, rAnoCar3.1.pri, whole genome shotgun sequence genome:
TTGAAATTTGATCCACCAACAAGACCAATAAGTTAGTTTGAGACAAATTTAAGATAACTCTCACCAGAAGCCTAGCCTGtggctattgtactttggacGTATCATGAGCTGATATAATACATTAGAAAATACAGTTGTTATGTAGCTTCAAGTAAATTCTAGCATGTAGGGTAACCCTGCCACTCaagtttttgtgttttgttttctttgttgcttTTCTACAAAATTTCATATTTTTCTAAGCTTGTGAGTGTGAATTGCTCAAAGCCACTCAACAGATGTCcattttgaaccctggtctcccagaattattatccattattttaaCCATGACACCAAGCTGACTCTCACAAAAGATAGCAATGGCCAGTAATGCTGAAGGAAATataaaaagaggaagactatACTACTGATGGACTGAATAATCTGAAGTCCTGAGTCTGCAAAACCTCAACAACCAACTTGGTGGCACATAACGAAACAACAATATGATGCAGAAGGTGTGGCATTACTGTTCTTCCAACTGAACCCTAATGCCACTTAATTAGGTTTTAATTACTGCAAATATGAGTCAATTCCAAGTTCCATTTTCTTTGTAACTAGTTACTTGCCAGCTTGGATCATTCCTATGCAAGGCTAAAGCTGCATATATATGCAGCGTTGGGTTTTTCATTTTAGAAATCAATAAATACCCAATTCCTCCTCTATTTCCCAGACAGAGTGCTGACTACTTAAGAAATGCATGCCTTGAAAATAATGGAAGAGAGAGAGTTATACTTGAAAAACACTTTGGGaatgaaaaaaagtattttaGCCTAAAATTGGTGTCATCTGCTATAAGAGATTCTCGTGCATTGCACTGTCAAGTTAGCAGCTCTTTCCCATCTCCTAGTTAACTCTCTAGTATCCATTTGGTTCCTTTTAAtgctccctccttttaaaaaaatgcaaaaaaagaatTACCTGATGAAACTTGCTTTATTGGGTTATCAGAATGTGGAGTTGGatgttaaaaataacataaaataaaatgattaagGTTTCACCCTTGCCTTTTATTGTATATTGAAAGGAAAATAATGTTACTAAAGAATAAACCACAACTAGCATAGCCCTTGGCCTGACATTTATTAGCCGAAGTTTACGTCTTGAACTTAAACCCTAGGAGATGAAAGCTCCTCCACAGTCCGATCTGTAACAAGTGGAAGTGCTAATTCTCTCCCTGTCTCTGACATAATGGCATCTTTAGCCATCAGACAAAAACCATTCAGCAGCTGATCTGAGATTCTTGGAATAAATTCAGGAAATGACAAAAAGGATGGCATTCTCATAGCTTAACTCAACTCCAGGCTAGGAGTTTGATGGATGAAGCTTAAAGGTATTAGGAGTTAGATGACACATTCTGGTGTGAGACCTACAGGTTGTCTCTTTTCTAGTCTGTGTGCATCTAAGTACTTTAGAGCATGAACTTTGAGTTGAGAAGTCTCtagtttaaatatatttttataaaaatatttatttatttatttatttatttatttacaacatttataccccgcccttctcacccgaggggactcagggcggcttacaaaaattggcaaaatttaatgcccaaattgcaatcataaaaacaaaacaatataaacagatctgttaataacattgttaaaacacattataaaaacctttaaaaatatataatattttaatctgGGAGTTGAATACTACAGTTTCATTTCAAACCTTCTTTGTTCAAAGATGGCCATTTAGAAGTGAAACCAAGGTACATTGTTGCTTTGTTATAAAAAAAAAGATGCCCAGAATATTAATGGGTTATGTTTCGGATTTACCTAGCTCTCCCCATAGTGTTGCTTTAAAGCTGTTTTCGCTAAGTAGAACTAAGTCTCCATGACGCTGCCAGGAGGAGGGCAGATCTCACTCCATCTCTTCTGACCAAGTGGCTCCAGAGGTGGATATGAAGCGCTGCAGTTCATCATGCAGTTTCTGGACAGGGGACTGGACCTTGGCTACTTTTGAGAGAATGGGATTTTGGATCCAGGACAGAACACAGGTCTTTCCCGGTGGGATCCTTTCcttcagctcttgtagctgctgCTCCTTGAGGCCTTGGCCCAGCACTGGCAATGCCACGGTCCCATCCGGAAGCTTCTGCACACGGTAATGCCTGTCCAGGATCCCCTCCTTCTGCAAAAGTTTCCTGAATAGCTGGGCAAACTCTGGCTCTGTCACAAAAGCAACAGTACCACCGGAGCACACCTCCTCTGCAGCCATTTTGCAAGAGACtaaaagagattaaaaataaTCTTCAGCCACCAATTTAGTAGAAGATGACTATCAGTCGTCATACAAGAGAAATCATAAATAAAGTTGTGGTTGTTTTTGGgttgctctgaggatgcctgccatagatgtgggcgaaaagtcaggagagaatacttttggaacatggccatacagcccggaaaacatacaacaaccatccaGTCTATGTTTAAAAGagtccaaggaaggaacttccatcacattctgaagcagagagttccactgctaaacagttcTTAcaatcatgaagttcttcctagtatTCAGGTAGAATTTCCTTTTCTGAAGTTTGAACCCATTTCTctgagtcctggtctccagggcagcagaaaacaagcctgcttcctcttccttatgacatcccttcacatatttacaaatggctataatgtctcctctcagccttctcttctgcaggacaaACATATCCAgatctttaagatgctcctcataggacatggtctccagacctttgatcattttagtaatGCTAAGAtgtgaaaaaaaaacctcaatggCCATTCCTGAGCTACAACAAACCCCAAACAGATTATGGGTACTAGAAGAATTTCAGAGCCAAAGTGAAAGATGAAGAAACATGATTAAAACTACTCATCTTCTTCCCAACCTGCCCCCTAACATCTCCTCTCCCTTTTCCCTGCAACACACACATTTTGGGTATATGGGACTCTGCAGCAGTAATATAAGTACTTCAGCCCGGTTGGATGCCATTATGTGATTTCCGAGCAACACTCCAAAAATGTGTAGTGATTACCTTTTAGGAGTCATGCTAGCAAAGCACTATATTTAAACTAGGCACATAAGAGACACCTGCTGTTCAGGTGAGAACATTAGAAAGACTCTCTAGATGCACAGGCGCTCACCGGCACGCAATTAACCAGCTTCAGAGAATGCTGAATCACATCCCTCGACAGCACCCACCTTTCAAAAGCACCGGAGACGGGGGGAGAGCGAGCTAGAGAGAAGGCTGGGTGGGGAGAGAAACTCATTGTAATCTCTTagaaccaggtgtttttctcatAACATAAACAGTTCAGCCGACAATTTTCCACACTGGAAAATTTTGAGATTGCTTATTGCAAAAGGTGTGATGAACAAATCGGAGAGAAGAACAGACAGGCAGGACATAGTTGGGATCGTATTTCCATAAATCTCGTCGGCTGAGTCTTgatatcctttttttaaaagtgagagaaagaaagagaaaactacTTCCCAAGATGATTGTTTATTCTGAATTACTGGGTGAAATATAACCCGCTTCACCCAGTCCTACAACAGTGGGCTCTTTTCCTAGACTTCGGCTAAGGCTTTCATCCTTTATCATTTCTAGATTTGTCATTGAAATGTTTTCTGGGTTTTCCTTCTACTTCACATGTATCTAAATGCTGTTGCGAGTTTCAGCTACAATGGGAAGCTGAACTGGCAAAAGTTTTGACTTACCAAGTTCCCATTAATCCTGTTAAGATGAGCAGGACACTGTGTtctcattgtgttgttgaaggctttcatggccaggatcacagggctgttgtgtgtttttcgggatgtatggccatgtaccaaaagtattctctcctgacgtttcgcccacatctatggcaggcatcctctgaggatgtcaTACTTCAcaggtgggtgaaacgtcaggagagaatacttctggaacagcccggaaaacatacaacagccctgtgttcTAATTGCTTTTAAATATCCTCGGACTAGTCCTTCCACTTCATCAGTTAAGATGATTATGGACATTCTATGACAACACATAATATATGTGTAACAAGTTGCTCAGAAAAGTTCACAAGCAAATGACAATATGCTTTTAGTCTGTCTTTAAACTGCATCTGTATTATGTCTTGCGGtcaagttgcagtccaaaatgggTACAGCACAAACACTATTTTATCACCTCTGTAACAAGCCtattaaaaaatatatcattGTGGTGTCTTTCCCCCAATACAAACCTGTCTTAggtcccacctacactgccatatagcgaagtttttaactgatttatatgttcagtgtagactcatataatgcagattgaactgcattgaattgggttatatgagtctatactaccaTTTAATgattaatccaattcaatgcagtaaatttgaattctgaaactgcattatgtggcagtgtagatgtgacctAAGAGCTGttggttattgttgttgctttacAATATTTCTTCAATGGGAgtgtgcctttgccttcctctcaaGTTAAGTAGGGCTCAGGAAAAAATGGCATAATTTCCCATCCTTCCATCTTAGAAAAGGGTGACTCAAATGggaaaaggtctggaagccaagctctaAGAGGAGTGGCTTCATGAGTTTAGCTTTGAGAAGAGAAGTTTAAGACAGGGCATATAGTCATATTTAGATATCTGAAAGGAGGTTGTATTGAGGAAGGAGCacatttattttctgctgctctagagattgaGAAACAGAGGAACagattcaaacaacaggaaaaatgatTTTTCCACCTAAATATTGGGAAAAGCTTTCTGAACGCAACAGCTTTTTCATAGAGGAATATACCAGCTTGTCGTGTGATgctatctccttctctgaaggttttcaaacatgggctggatggccatctgttgtgagtgTTTTCATTGTGTATTTCCCCATGGCAGAATggtattggactggatgactcttgaggtcccttccaagtaTTCAGTCTGAATCAAGGCCATTAAAATAGTCCAGTTTTGTAAGGGAAAATTAAAATACCTTGTGCAGCCCGAATAGTGTAGCCAGTATCAGAAAATAGAAGGTACTATTGTTTCCTTGTTTTGCTCTAAGGGgggaaaatacaacaacaacaacaaggatttCCTTTGGTGGTAATGCAGATTATTTGGAACTTTGGCAGTTGCTAATAACTTCATAGATCAATGTACAGTTTAATTGATGGAACAGATGGAAGATACAGACTCTGCTGCATTAAAGACTTATACTTAATGCATTGGAATAACTGTGCCTCTTGTTTTAAAATGTGCTCTTTCCAGACTGCTAAATAGAAAAGCCCAATTGTTTGGCATGCAATGACTCTTGCATTTCCCTAATTGTTCTCAATACAATTTGGAATAATTGATATCTGTCATTCTTTTGTTAGAACCACTTCCACTGACAAATAAATGGGTAAAGGGGAAGCTAATAAAAAGAGAGTGAGGTTGCAGCAAAGGCAGATACTTTGGTACCCAAATTTTTGAACCTGCTAATATATGCAGAAGTACTATTAATAAAACACacgctctctttctctttttctgtctatctatctatctatctatctatctatctatctatctatttatttatttatctatctctcTTCTCttagagatggggggggggagaaagaaagaaagaaagaaagaaggaaggaaggaaggaaggaaggaaggaaggaaggaaggaagggaaagaaagaaaggaagggatagAAATATCCAGCCTGCCTTTTGGACCATGACTTTCCAAAAATGGCACACCATAGTACTGTTTTATATATCATGAAATACAACTTTTTCCAGACTTTTAGCTTTCCTAGGAAGAAAATTCCAGGGCCTAGGAGCAGCCAACAAGAAGGCTCTATCCTATGTCCTCCTCAGGCATAAC
Encoded here:
- the LOC107982969 gene encoding tRNA wybutosine-synthesizing protein 2 homolog, with the translated sequence MAAEEVCSGGTVAFVTEPEFAQLFRKLLQKEGILDRHYRVQKLPDGTVALPVLGQGLKEQQLQELKERIPPGKTCVLSWIQNPILSKVAKVQSPVQKLHDELQRFISTSGATWSEEME